A region of Saccharococcus thermophilus DNA encodes the following proteins:
- the sodA gene encoding superoxide dismutase SodA, which translates to MAFELPQLPYAYDALEPHIDKETMNIHHTKHHNTYVTNLNAALEGHADLQNKSLEELLSNLEALPESIRTAVRNNGGGHANHSLFWTILSPNGGGEPTGELADAINKKFGSFAAFKEEFTKAAAGRFGSGWAWLVVNNGELEVTSTPNQDSPLMEGKTPILGLDVWEHAYYLKYQNRRPEYIAAFWNIVNWDEVARRYSEAKAK; encoded by the coding sequence ATGGCTTTTGAATTACCGCAATTACCTTATGCTTATGATGCCTTAGAACCACACATTGACAAAGAAACAATGAACATTCACCACACAAAACACCATAACACTTATGTCACAAACTTGAATGCTGCTTTAGAAGGACATGCGGATTTACAAAATAAATCGCTTGAAGAATTGCTTAGCAATTTGGAAGCACTTCCAGAAAGCATTCGCACAGCAGTGCGCAATAATGGCGGTGGGCATGCGAACCACTCTTTATTCTGGACAATCCTTTCTCCAAATGGCGGCGGCGAGCCAACAGGCGAATTAGCAGATGCTATTAACAAAAAATTTGGCAGCTTTGCGGCGTTTAAAGAAGAATTTACAAAAGCAGCGGCAGGCCGCTTTGGTTCTGGTTGGGCTTGGCTTGTTGTCAATAACGGCGAACTTGAAGTAACAAGCACGCCAAACCAAGATTCTCCATTAATGGAAGGAAAAACTCCAATTCTTGGTTTAGACGTTTGGGAGCATGCATATTATTTAAAATATCAAAACCGCCGTCCGGAATACATTGCGGCATTCTGGAACATTGTCAACTGGGATGAAGTAGCAAGACGCTACAGCGAAGCAAAAGCAAAATAA
- a CDS encoding IS256 family transposase, whose translation MSKSIPNVDWANQLESVIRQFVKEKLELIMREEIKNFLEIEQAGTSNMRNGYYQRNLDTQYGRIEGLLVPRDRNGEFQTQLFAPYQRHTGWLEEAIIRMYQSGMSTREIGKFIERILGSTYSPATISRITDVVKEDIEKWHTRPLHKRYSVLYLDGLYVKLRRETVEKEVIYVVLGVNEEGYREILDFFVGGQESAYVWQEILQHLYQRGAKEVLLGIFDGLPGLEEAFKAVYPKADVQRCVVHKVRNTLHRVRKKDQFEVAEDLRLIYRAPNKEMALQMFQQFESKWSSKYPREVQSWANELDVLLTFMDYPSSIRSVIYTTNAIERTIKEIRKRLKPMNSLNSLEAAEKIVYLTIQDFNEKWAGRKLRGFAEAQEALERMFEERYH comes from the coding sequence ATGTCTAAAAGTATACCGAATGTCGACTGGGCAAATCAACTGGAAAGTGTCATTCGTCAGTTTGTAAAGGAAAAATTAGAACTGATCATGCGGGAAGAAATCAAGAATTTCCTCGAAATAGAACAGGCCGGAACATCAAATATGAGAAACGGCTACTATCAACGAAATCTAGATACGCAATATGGCCGGATTGAAGGTCTTTTGGTCCCTAGAGACCGAAACGGAGAATTTCAAACACAGTTGTTTGCCCCTTACCAACGGCACACCGGCTGGCTGGAGGAAGCAATCATTAGGATGTACCAAAGTGGCATGAGTACACGGGAAATTGGCAAGTTTATCGAACGAATTCTAGGAAGCACCTATTCTCCTGCGACGATCAGCCGTATTACCGATGTCGTGAAGGAAGACATCGAGAAATGGCACACTCGTCCACTGCACAAGCGTTATTCCGTCTTATATTTGGATGGTTTATACGTAAAACTTCGTCGCGAAACCGTGGAGAAAGAAGTCATTTATGTGGTGTTAGGGGTGAACGAAGAAGGATATCGCGAAATTCTTGATTTCTTTGTGGGAGGACAAGAAAGCGCCTATGTATGGCAGGAAATTCTTCAACACCTCTACCAAAGAGGCGCCAAGGAAGTGCTTCTGGGCATATTCGATGGACTACCAGGGTTGGAGGAAGCCTTTAAGGCGGTTTATCCGAAAGCCGATGTGCAGCGTTGTGTCGTTCACAAAGTCCGTAACACGCTCCATCGTGTTCGGAAAAAAGACCAATTTGAAGTGGCCGAGGATCTCAGGCTGATTTATCGCGCGCCGAATAAGGAGATGGCGTTACAGATGTTTCAACAGTTTGAGTCGAAATGGTCAAGCAAGTATCCGAGAGAAGTTCAATCTTGGGCCAATGAGTTGGATGTCCTCCTTACATTTATGGATTATCCAAGCAGTATTCGAAGTGTGATTTACACGACGAATGCCATTGAACGAACGATCAAGGAGATTCGGAAACGTCTAAAGCCGATGAACAGTTTGAATAGTTTAGAAGCCGCTGAAAAAATCGTATATTTGACCATTCAAGATTTTAATGAGAAATGGGCAGGGCGAAAGTTGCGAGGATTTGCCGAAGCACAGGAAGCCCTCGAGCGAATGTTTGAAGAACGTTATCATTAA
- a CDS encoding MFS transporter, with protein MAFIKKITGQEQISRDLVLLLCVGGFYALGVSLSNTFVNVYLWKQSGEFRDLALYNLSVVTLQPLTFILAGKLAKKMDRVIVLRLGVSFLAIFFITVLLVGNRAHHYLILLGALLGIGYGFYWLAFNVLTFEITEPETRDFFNGFFGILTSMAGMIGPIVAGYIISSLADTGGYTLIFSISLGLFIVAVILSFFLHRRPADGNYLFLRILKERSYNKNWRLITNAHFFQGLREGTFVFVISVLVYITSKSELALGKFGLVNSLTSFIAYYFVSRLMKREYRKKAILCGGLLLYGAIFLIAFHVTYPRLIMYAITIAIAYPLLLVPYSSLTFDVIGRSWRSAEMRIEYIVVRELFLNGGRIVSILAFLAAITFLEEKIGIPILMLIVGAGHSVIYLFIRHIHFHDGETYEEGRSFIQTKLANEEGGSPA; from the coding sequence ATGGCATTCATCAAAAAAATTACTGGTCAAGAACAAATTAGCCGAGATTTAGTGTTGCTGTTGTGCGTTGGCGGGTTTTATGCATTAGGTGTTTCTCTGTCCAATACGTTTGTGAATGTGTACTTATGGAAACAGTCTGGGGAATTTCGTGATTTGGCGTTATACAACTTATCCGTTGTCACATTGCAGCCGCTGACCTTTATTTTAGCGGGAAAATTAGCGAAAAAGATGGATCGCGTTATTGTCTTAAGGTTAGGCGTATCGTTCTTGGCAATTTTTTTTATTACCGTTTTGCTTGTCGGCAATCGTGCTCATCATTACTTGATTTTGCTGGGCGCCCTTTTAGGGATCGGGTATGGATTTTACTGGCTTGCCTTTAACGTATTAACATTTGAAATTACCGAACCGGAAACGCGTGATTTTTTTAATGGTTTTTTCGGTATTCTCACTTCGATGGCCGGAATGATTGGACCAATCGTTGCCGGTTATATTATTTCTTCCTTGGCCGACACGGGAGGATATACGCTCATCTTTTCGATTTCCCTTGGCCTGTTTATCGTTGCTGTCATATTAAGCTTTTTTCTGCACCGGCGTCCTGCGGATGGAAACTATTTGTTTCTTCGCATTTTAAAGGAGAGGAGTTATAATAAAAACTGGCGGTTAATTACGAACGCTCATTTTTTTCAAGGACTGCGCGAAGGAACGTTTGTTTTTGTCATTTCCGTATTGGTATATATTACTTCCAAAAGCGAGCTGGCGTTAGGAAAATTTGGCTTGGTGAACTCGCTTACTTCATTTATTGCTTATTATTTCGTCTCCAGGCTAATGAAGCGGGAATATCGAAAAAAAGCGATTTTATGCGGCGGCCTGCTGCTTTATGGCGCTATTTTCCTTATCGCTTTTCATGTTACGTATCCGCGTCTTATTATGTATGCGATCACCATCGCCATTGCTTATCCGTTATTGCTTGTCCCATATTCTTCATTAACGTTTGATGTAATAGGTAGAAGCTGGAGATCGGCGGAAATGCGAATCGAGTATATTGTCGTTCGGGAGCTGTTCTTAAATGGCGGCCGTATCGTATCCATTCTCGCTTTTTTAGCGGCGATTACTTTTTTAGAAGAAAAAATTGGAATTCCAATATTAATGTTAATAGTTGGCGCCGGGCATTCCGTCATTTACTTATTTATACGGCATATTCATTTTCATGATGGTGAGACATACGAAGAAGGACGTTCGTTTATTCAGACGAAGTTGGCAAACGAAGAAGGGGGCTCTCCTGCATAG
- a CDS encoding endolytic transglycosylase MltG translates to MRTKQTIRAAALGMLFATSVMGTAYYIEPKTLTKAKLDDVLEKEGLVAIRESEYKKLIEAAKKKQSTLAPTHPSSPKTVFVYSLTIQKGDVPNDFAQKLENAHIISDADTLVAYLQTHGLTRYIRPGTYQVHSDMSYEEIGKLITNKSK, encoded by the coding sequence ATGAGGACAAAACAAACCATTCGTGCTGCTGCGTTAGGGATGTTATTCGCCACTTCGGTCATGGGGACCGCTTACTATATAGAGCCCAAGACACTGACTAAGGCAAAACTTGACGACGTCCTGGAAAAAGAAGGGCTTGTTGCCATCCGTGAATCGGAATATAAAAAATTAATAGAAGCAGCAAAGAAAAAGCAATCCACTTTGGCCCCAACTCATCCTTCTTCGCCAAAAACGGTGTTTGTTTACTCCCTTACCATTCAAAAAGGCGATGTACCGAACGATTTCGCGCAAAAATTAGAAAATGCCCATATTATTAGCGATGCCGATACGCTTGTCGCTTATTTGCAAACACATGGACTCACCCGCTATATCCGTCCTGGCACTTATCAAGTACATAGCGATATGAGTTATGAAGAGATTGGCAAACTAATTACAAACAAATCCAAATAA
- the rpmG gene encoding 50S ribosomal protein L33, which produces MRVNITLACTECGERNYITSKNKRNNPDRLELKKYCPRDKKVTLHRETK; this is translated from the coding sequence ATGCGCGTAAATATTACACTAGCTTGTACAGAATGCGGTGAACGTAACTATATTACGTCCAAAAATAAACGCAATAATCCTGATCGCCTTGAATTAAAAAAATATTGCCCAAGAGACAAAAAAGTAACGCTTCATCGCGAAACGAAGTAA
- a CDS encoding 5-formyltetrahydrofolate cyclo-ligase → METKKQIRKTMQAKLQQLTDEEKQAYDKQIAENLYRLPQWKNADTIAITISKGKEIDTTPIIKRAWSEGKTVSVPKCDPATKTMVFRQITSFSQLESSYFGLLEPIEALTSEIKKSDMDMIIVPGICFSKNGYRIGYGGGYYDRYLRNVSAPTVSLAYSFQVVDFLPIEEHDVPVQMIITNEGVIQCNE, encoded by the coding sequence ATGGAAACAAAAAAGCAAATCCGCAAGACGATGCAGGCGAAGCTGCAGCAATTAACAGACGAAGAAAAACAAGCATATGATAAACAAATCGCAGAAAATCTATATCGGCTGCCACAGTGGAAAAATGCGGATACCATTGCCATTACTATTTCGAAAGGAAAAGAAATAGATACAACACCTATTATTAAACGGGCTTGGAGCGAAGGAAAAACGGTAAGCGTACCAAAATGCGATCCGGCGACAAAGACGATGGTATTTCGGCAAATCACATCGTTTTCCCAGCTAGAATCGTCATACTTTGGTCTGCTCGAGCCAATTGAAGCGTTGACAAGCGAAATAAAAAAAAGTGATATGGATATGATCATCGTTCCGGGAATATGCTTTTCCAAGAACGGTTATCGCATTGGATATGGCGGGGGATATTATGATCGCTATTTGCGAAACGTATCCGCGCCAACGGTTTCGTTAGCTTATTCCTTTCAAGTCGTCGACTTCCTCCCCATAGAAGAGCATGACGTTCCTGTACAAATGATTATTACAAACGAAGGAGTTATACAATGTAATGAATGA
- a CDS encoding peptidoglycan D,D-transpeptidase FtsI family protein: MKKKKRAQVPFRLNILFFVVFLLFSALILRLGVVQIVYGEDYRKEAERTADEVVSTPVPRGKIYDRFHHVIVDNIPKKAITYTHSKTTTPEDTLKVAQKLAQYIVVDKSMIDKVTERDMKDYWILTRKDKAEKKVSKEERKKLEKQGLSQKEIDKKIYELTLKRITPADLAEISKKELEVIAIKHQMDSGYALTPQIVKNDGVTDKEYAVVSEHLEELPGVNTTVDWERRYVYGNTFRSVLGNVTKDGEGIPRELLDYFLARDYSRNDRVGKSYLEAQYEDVLHGKKAKIKNVVDQSGNVTSIEKIYDGERGKDLILTIDMDLQQRVEKIIEQEIMATKRKGRSPLLDRAFVVMMNPKTGEVLSMAGKLLTRDENGKTKFVDFAIGNLTSAYAMGSAVKGAMVLTGFQTGVLHPNTYIVDEPLYIKGTPPKKSWQTMGTINELTALQRSSNVYMFKTAIAIGGGKYRPHRSLSINPEAFTTIRKYFSEFGLGVKTGIDLPNELSGFQGTETGTAGKLLDLAIGQYDMYTPMQMAQYVSTIANGGYRMKPQIVKEIRTPSDNNKELGPIVQSFEPVVLNRIDMKTEYIKRVQEGFRRVMQMPKGTAYAYFANAPYKPAGKTGTAQAFYDGPIKSMRNKPTYNLTLVGYAPYNDPEVAFAVVVPWATQGESDGINNRIGRRILDAYFELKAERARGHVTDQAQNATASSGQNQ; the protein is encoded by the coding sequence TTGAAAAAGAAAAAACGAGCACAAGTGCCGTTTCGTTTAAATATTCTTTTTTTTGTTGTATTTTTACTATTTTCGGCCCTTATTTTACGACTCGGTGTCGTACAAATTGTTTATGGTGAGGATTATCGGAAAGAGGCCGAGCGTACGGCAGATGAGGTGGTCAGTACGCCGGTGCCGCGCGGGAAAATTTACGATCGCTTTCATCACGTTATTGTAGATAATATTCCGAAAAAAGCGATTACCTATACGCATTCAAAAACAACGACGCCGGAAGATACGTTGAAAGTGGCGCAGAAGCTGGCGCAATATATCGTTGTCGATAAATCGATGATTGATAAAGTGACCGAACGCGATATGAAAGACTATTGGATTTTAACACGAAAAGACAAAGCAGAAAAAAAAGTAAGCAAAGAAGAGCGGAAAAAACTCGAAAAGCAGGGGCTATCGCAGAAGGAAATCGACAAAAAAATATATGAGCTGACATTAAAGCGCATTACGCCAGCTGACTTGGCTGAAATTTCCAAGAAGGAATTGGAAGTTATCGCGATTAAACATCAAATGGATAGCGGCTATGCGCTAACGCCGCAGATAGTGAAAAACGATGGTGTAACGGACAAAGAATATGCGGTGGTGAGCGAGCATTTAGAGGAATTGCCGGGTGTAAATACGACCGTCGACTGGGAGCGCCGTTATGTATATGGAAATACGTTTCGTTCTGTGCTTGGCAATGTGACGAAAGATGGTGAAGGGATTCCGCGCGAACTGCTCGATTATTTTTTAGCACGTGATTACAGCCGCAACGACCGTGTAGGAAAAAGTTATTTGGAGGCGCAATATGAGGATGTGCTGCACGGCAAAAAAGCAAAAATCAAAAATGTGGTCGATCAGTCCGGCAATGTTACTTCGATAGAGAAAATATATGACGGAGAGCGTGGAAAGGACCTCATTTTAACGATTGATATGGATCTTCAACAGCGGGTAGAAAAAATTATCGAACAAGAAATCATGGCAACAAAGCGCAAGGGAAGATCCCCGCTGCTTGACCGGGCGTTTGTGGTGATGATGAACCCGAAAACGGGAGAAGTTTTATCGATGGCTGGAAAACTGCTCACAAGAGATGAAAATGGAAAAACAAAATTTGTTGATTTTGCTATTGGCAACCTCACCTCAGCTTATGCCATGGGATCGGCCGTAAAGGGAGCGATGGTCCTGACGGGCTTTCAAACAGGAGTATTGCATCCGAATACTTACATCGTTGACGAACCATTATATATCAAAGGCACGCCACCTAAAAAATCGTGGCAGACGATGGGGACGATCAATGAGTTGACTGCGCTGCAGCGTTCCTCGAACGTATATATGTTTAAAACGGCGATCGCCATCGGTGGCGGGAAGTATCGCCCACACCGGTCATTAAGCATTAATCCCGAAGCGTTCACGACCATTCGCAAGTATTTTAGCGAATTTGGGCTGGGAGTGAAGACGGGAATTGATTTGCCAAACGAGCTTAGCGGCTTTCAGGGAACAGAAACGGGTACCGCCGGGAAATTGCTAGACCTAGCCATAGGCCAATACGATATGTACACCCCGATGCAAATGGCGCAATATGTATCAACAATTGCCAACGGCGGCTATCGGATGAAGCCGCAAATTGTCAAGGAAATTCGCACTCCAAGCGATAATAATAAAGAACTCGGACCGATTGTCCAAAGCTTTGAACCGGTTGTATTGAACCGGATCGATATGAAGACAGAATATATTAAACGGGTGCAGGAAGGATTCCGCCGGGTGATGCAGATGCCGAAAGGAACCGCGTATGCGTATTTCGCCAATGCGCCTTATAAACCAGCAGGAAAGACAGGTACCGCCCAAGCGTTCTATGACGGTCCGATCAAAAGCATGCGCAATAAGCCAACTTATAACTTAACACTGGTTGGATACGCGCCGTACAACGATCCGGAAGTGGCGTTTGCCGTTGTCGTCCCTTGGGCGACGCAAGGAGAGAGCGACGGCATTAACAACAGAATCGGCAGACGAATCTTAGACGCGTATTTTGAGCTGAAAGCGGAGCGAGCAAGAGGACATGTCACCGATCAGGCTCAAAATGCAACAGCAAGTAGCGGACAAAATCAATAA
- the pstB gene encoding phosphate ABC transporter ATP-binding protein PstB — protein MAITAVLEREDVRPLHESVKKEEVYRTRQLNVWYGSHHALKNIDLSFAEKEITAIIGPSGCGKSTYIKTLNRMIELSPQVRITGEITYRGRNIFDRPYHVEQLRTNVGMVFQKPNPFPKSIYDNVAYGPRIHGIRKKSVLDDIVEKSLRAAALWDEVKDRLHEHAYRLSGGQQQRLCIARCLAVEPDVILMDEPTSALDPISTAKVEELLQQLKQHYTIIIVTHNMQQAARISDKTAFFLNGEVVEYGDTNQLFSNPRDKRTEDYISGRFG, from the coding sequence ATGGCGATTACAGCGGTACTGGAACGGGAGGATGTACGTCCGCTTCATGAAAGTGTAAAAAAAGAGGAAGTATATCGTACACGCCAGCTTAATGTTTGGTATGGCAGCCATCATGCTTTAAAAAACATCGATTTATCTTTTGCGGAAAAAGAAATTACGGCGATCATCGGCCCTTCTGGCTGCGGCAAGTCTACTTATATCAAAACATTAAACCGCATGATTGAATTATCCCCTCAGGTTCGCATTACCGGCGAAATCACTTATCGCGGGCGAAACATTTTTGATCGTCCCTATCACGTAGAGCAATTGCGTACAAATGTCGGGATGGTTTTTCAAAAGCCAAATCCGTTTCCAAAATCGATTTACGATAATGTTGCTTACGGTCCGCGCATACATGGGATTCGCAAAAAAAGCGTGTTGGATGATATTGTTGAAAAAAGCTTGCGTGCCGCCGCGCTTTGGGACGAAGTGAAAGATCGGCTGCATGAACATGCTTATCGTCTATCAGGAGGACAACAGCAGCGGCTGTGCATCGCCCGTTGCCTTGCGGTGGAGCCGGACGTGATTTTAATGGATGAGCCGACTTCGGCATTAGATCCAATCTCGACCGCCAAAGTGGAAGAACTGCTGCAACAGCTGAAACAACATTACACCATTATTATTGTTACGCATAATATGCAGCAAGCGGCTCGTATTTCTGATAAAACGGCATTTTTCTTGAACGGAGAAGTGGTTGAGTACGGCGATACGAACCAATTGTTTTCCAATCCAAGAGATAAACGGACAGAAGATTATATTTCAGGGAGATTTGGATAA